Proteins from one Diorhabda carinulata isolate Delta chromosome 10, icDioCari1.1, whole genome shotgun sequence genomic window:
- the LOC130899124 gene encoding lipoamide acyltransferase component of branched-chain alpha-keto acid dehydrogenase complex, mitochondrial, which produces MLIYSKIFNKTTLNHRRNLHIYNKLFGKVSFNLSDIGEGIREVLIKEWFVKEGDKVSQFDDICEVQSDKASVTITSRYDGVISKLHYNIDETAYVGRPLVDIETDSNEKEEETTKEVIKEPEESSVLCIPSVRRLVKEYNVDVNKIKPTGRNGRILKEDVLKYLERSTSDINTGEKEKYLERYSSDINTGGNDRIESIKGFKKTMIKTMTEALKIPHFVYGDDIDFTEISDLRKLLKDKRDLKMSPLPFLVKAVSNSLRKYPIVNASVDENVEHVVYHSGHNIGIAMDTPLGLAVPVVKDVQNRSIIEISQEIQRLLKNGKEAKFSPTDLTGGTFTLSNIGSIGGTHLKPVILPPQVAIMAIGRSKILPRYDGGGNLVAREVAAVSASADHRIIDGATMARFVTDVKTQLENPYLLFFHI; this is translated from the exons ATGTTGATTTAcagcaaaattttcaataaaacgacGTTAAATCATCGTAGAAATTTACACATTTACAATAAACTATTCGGTAAAGTGTCGTTCAATTTATCGGACATAGGTGAAGGTATTCGCGAAGTACTAATTAAAGAATGGTTCGTAAAAGAAGGCGATAAAGTGTCCCAATTCGACGATATTTGCGAAGTACAGAGCGACAAAGCATCAGTTACAATAACGAGTAGATACGACGGGGTAATATCGAAATTGCACTACAACATAGACGAAACCGCTTACGTAGGACGACCTCTAGTCGATATTGAAACCGATTCTAACGAAAAGGAAGAAGAAACGACGAAAGAAGTAATTAAAGAACCCGAAGAATCTTCTGTTTTATGTATACCTTCGGTAAGAAGATTGGTTAAAGAATATAACGTCGatgtgaataaaattaaacCAACAGGTAGAAACGGGAGGATTTTGAAAGAAGACGTTCTCAAATACCTCGAACGATCTACTAGTGATATTAATACGGGGGAAAAAGAGAAATATCTGGAACGATATTCTAGCGATATTAATACGGGGGGAAACGATAGAATCGAATCTATTAAAGGATTTAAGAAGACGATGATAAAAACGATGACTGAAGCTCTTAAGATACCACATTTCGTTTACGGGGACGATATCGATTTTACGGAAATTAGcgatttaagaaaattattgaaagataAACGTGATTTGAAGATGTCTCCGTTGCCGTTTTTGGTCAAGGCCGTATCGAATTCTTTACGAAAATATCCGATCGTTAATGCTTCGGTCGACGAGAATGTCGAACACGTTGTTTATCATAGTGGGCATAATATAg GTATAGCAATGGACACGCCGCTCGGTCTCGCAGTACCCGTCGTAAAAGACGTACAAAATCGATCGATCATCGAAATTTCCCAAGAAATTCAACGACTCCTCAAAAACGGCAAAGAAGCCAAATTTTCCCCGACAGATTTAACAGGCGGCACTTTCACTTTATCGAATATCGGCTCGATAGGCGGTACCCATTTGAAACCCGTCATTTTACCGCCCCAAGTCGCCATAATGGCGATAGGAAGATCCAAAATTCTACCGAGGTACGACGGAGGGGGGAATTTGGTGGCGCGAGAAGTGGCAGCGGTCAGCGCGTCGGCGGATCATCGAATTATAGACGGCGCCACCATGGCGCGGTTCGTTACAGACGTCAAAACGCAATTGGAAAATCCGTATCtgttatttttccatatttga